In Falco naumanni isolate bFalNau1 chromosome 16, bFalNau1.pat, whole genome shotgun sequence, a single window of DNA contains:
- the DCPS gene encoding m7GpppX diphosphatase isoform X2 has protein sequence MSGGTGSRQSFLQRHSPGVTSPSGEGTDAVVILEKTPFQEEKVLDLLKKHTKLELQMHNDIYSTYHLYPPPELSEIKTTVVYPATEKHLQKYLRQEVHLIRETWEDYKNITLPFIQSQSFSIQWVYNILEKKAEADRIIHENPDPCNGFVLVPDFKWNQTQLDDLYLIALVHCREIKSLRDLTAEHLPLLRNILQEGKEAITKRFGVPGSQLRIYLHYQPSYYHLHVHFTALGYDAPGSSVERAHLLADVIDNLALDSAYYQKRALTFALRADELLFKKFQEAGRV, from the exons ATGTCGGGTGGCACTGGAAGTCGTCAGAGCTTCTTACAGCGGCATTCCCCTGGG GTGACCAGTCCCTCTGGAGAGGGCACAGACGCTGTAGTCATCCTGGAAAAGACTCCCTTCCAGGAGGAGAAGGTACTGGACCTGCTGAAGAAGCACACAAAGCTGGAGCTGCAGATGCACAATGACATTTACAGCACATACCACCTCTATCCTCCCCCGGAGCTGAGCG AGATAAAAACCACGGTGGTGTACCCCGCCACAGAGAAACATCTTCAGAAATATCTCCGTCAAGAAGTGCACCTCATCCGTGAAACCTGGGAGGATTATAAGAACATAACACTGCCCTTCATCCAGTCGCAGAGCTTCAGCATCCAG tggGTGTATAATAtcctggaaaagaaagctgaggCCGATCGAATCATCCATGAAAACCCAGATCCTTGCAATGGCTTTGTTCTAGTTCCAGATTTTAAGTGGAATCAAACCCAG CTGGATGACCTTTACCTGATAGCCCTCGTTCACTGCCGGGAGATCAAGTCTCTTCGGGACCTCACTGCTGAGCATCTCCCGCTGCTGAGGAACATCTTGCAAGAAGGCAAG gaGGCCATAACAAAGCGCTTTGGTGTACCTGGATCCCAGCTGCGAATCTACCTGCATTACCAGCCCTCCTACTATCACCTGCATGTGCATTTCACTGCCCTGGGCTATGATGCCCCAGGCAGCTCTGTTGAGAGAGCCCATCTCCTGGCAGATGTGATTGACAACCTGGCGCTGGACTCTGCGTATTACCAGAAACGGGCTTTGACCTTTGCCCTTCGGGCTGATGAACTTCTCTTCAAGAAATTCCAGGAGGCAGGAAGAGTGTGA
- the DCPS gene encoding m7GpppX diphosphatase isoform X1: MAEGPRPKRKREEEAEAGTVPHDGAAAVPFPLAELRLRRVLRESARDKAVFLHGEVTSPSGEGTDAVVILEKTPFQEEKVLDLLKKHTKLELQMHNDIYSTYHLYPPPELSEIKTTVVYPATEKHLQKYLRQEVHLIRETWEDYKNITLPFIQSQSFSIQWVYNILEKKAEADRIIHENPDPCNGFVLVPDFKWNQTQLDDLYLIALVHCREIKSLRDLTAEHLPLLRNILQEGKEAITKRFGVPGSQLRIYLHYQPSYYHLHVHFTALGYDAPGSSVERAHLLADVIDNLALDSAYYQKRALTFALRADELLFKKFQEAGRV; encoded by the exons ATGGCGGAGGGCCCGCGGCCGAAGAGGAAgcgggaggaggaggcggaggcCGGGACCGTGCCCCACGACGGGGCCGCCGCCGTCCCGTTCCCGCTGGCAGAGCTGCGCTTGCGGCGCGTGCTGCGGGAGTCGGCGCGGGACAAGGCCGTGTTCCTGCACGGGGAG GTGACCAGTCCCTCTGGAGAGGGCACAGACGCTGTAGTCATCCTGGAAAAGACTCCCTTCCAGGAGGAGAAGGTACTGGACCTGCTGAAGAAGCACACAAAGCTGGAGCTGCAGATGCACAATGACATTTACAGCACATACCACCTCTATCCTCCCCCGGAGCTGAGCG AGATAAAAACCACGGTGGTGTACCCCGCCACAGAGAAACATCTTCAGAAATATCTCCGTCAAGAAGTGCACCTCATCCGTGAAACCTGGGAGGATTATAAGAACATAACACTGCCCTTCATCCAGTCGCAGAGCTTCAGCATCCAG tggGTGTATAATAtcctggaaaagaaagctgaggCCGATCGAATCATCCATGAAAACCCAGATCCTTGCAATGGCTTTGTTCTAGTTCCAGATTTTAAGTGGAATCAAACCCAG CTGGATGACCTTTACCTGATAGCCCTCGTTCACTGCCGGGAGATCAAGTCTCTTCGGGACCTCACTGCTGAGCATCTCCCGCTGCTGAGGAACATCTTGCAAGAAGGCAAG gaGGCCATAACAAAGCGCTTTGGTGTACCTGGATCCCAGCTGCGAATCTACCTGCATTACCAGCCCTCCTACTATCACCTGCATGTGCATTTCACTGCCCTGGGCTATGATGCCCCAGGCAGCTCTGTTGAGAGAGCCCATCTCCTGGCAGATGTGATTGACAACCTGGCGCTGGACTCTGCGTATTACCAGAAACGGGCTTTGACCTTTGCCCTTCGGGCTGATGAACTTCTCTTCAAGAAATTCCAGGAGGCAGGAAGAGTGTGA